The following are encoded together in the Bradyrhizobium genosp. L genome:
- the flgH gene encoding flagellar basal body L-ring protein FlgH, with translation MSQSRINRLVLASALLALGTVASGCSAIDRLTQIGEQPKLSSIDNPTTQPGYKPVQMPMPKPEVASYSPNSLWRSGSRAFFKDQRAARVGDILTVTVNFTDKAAIANETQRSRTNSEDSGVTNFLGSQTITQANKVLPGRLLTADSSSNSDGKGSVNRQEALQTNVAAVVTQILPNGNLVVEGKQEIRVNFEVRELIVAGIVRPEDIQSDNTIDSSKIAQARIAYGGRGQITDVQQPRYGQQVLDVLLPF, from the coding sequence ATGTCGCAGTCACGTATCAATCGCCTCGTCCTGGCCAGTGCGCTGCTCGCCCTCGGCACCGTCGCCAGCGGTTGCTCGGCGATCGATCGCCTGACGCAGATCGGCGAACAGCCGAAGCTGTCTTCGATCGACAACCCGACCACGCAGCCCGGCTACAAGCCGGTGCAGATGCCGATGCCGAAGCCCGAGGTCGCCTCCTACAGCCCGAACTCACTGTGGCGCAGCGGCTCGCGCGCCTTCTTCAAGGACCAGCGCGCCGCTCGCGTCGGCGACATCCTGACCGTCACGGTGAACTTCACCGACAAGGCCGCGATCGCCAACGAGACCCAGCGCAGCCGCACCAATTCGGAAGACTCAGGGGTCACCAACTTCCTGGGATCGCAGACCATCACCCAGGCCAACAAGGTGCTGCCCGGCCGGCTCTTGACCGCGGACTCCTCGTCGAACAGCGACGGCAAGGGCTCGGTGAACCGCCAGGAAGCCTTGCAGACCAACGTCGCCGCCGTCGTCACCCAGATTCTGCCGAACGGCAATCTGGTGGTCGAGGGCAAGCAGGAGATCCGGGTCAATTTCGAGGTCCGCGAGCTGATCGTGGCCGGCATCGTGCGCCCGGAGGACATCCAGAGCGACAACACCATCGACTCCTCGAAGATCGCCCAGGCCCGCATCGCCTATGGCGGCCGCGGCCAGATCACCGACGTGCAACAGCCGCGCTATGGCCAGCAAGTGCTCGACGTGCTGCTGCCGTTCTAG